The DNA region AATCCTTCTCCCTACATTTACTCTCGTAAGCAGCATGTGCAACGTCGATTGGCTTTTTGTGAAGTGGAAAATCTTGAAGAATGGAGCTTCTCTTGCTCACTTGTTGGTTCTGTACTTTTCAGGAGTGATACAGATTTCAACGCTTGTCTACCCGTACCCAAACTCGCTTTTGTAATTTCACGCATTTTACAgaatttcaaatttctaaaagTGTTGGATATGGAGCACCACATTGTTATAGAGTTATTTCCATCTGATCTTGTTTACTTGAGATACCTCTCTGTAGAAATTGATCAGACGTCAATTCCATCATCCGTAGCCAATATTTCGAACCTCAAAACTCTGATATTAAAATCTTGGGGGCGAATATTGTTACCGGTAACACTTACAAGGATGGTTAAATCGAGACATCTGCATATTGTTCAGTACTTCACTATAAATAATGTAGAGAAAATATTTGACGACTCCTTAAAATTTTATGATCTAGGCACTCTTTCTCAGCCATATTTTTCTTGTGTTGAGGATGTTGAATTGATATTGAGAATAACACCTAATATTCGGGAACTGGAATGCAAATTCAAGGGTGTTTGCAGCTCTCCGTTCCCTGTATTGAAATTTTCATCACAGTTTGAGACGCTATACATTATTGGTGAAGTCGTAGAGTTCCAACATCGGTATCCTGTATGCATCTCCGCATCATATCTCAAAATATTGAAACTCTCCGTCTTTAGACTTGGGCATGAGCACTTATTAAACATTGCTCAGCTTCAGAACCTTCGGGTGCTAGAACAACTAGCCATTGAATTTGATGACGAAAAATGGGAAGTGAGCGATGACGAGTTCCTTGAACTCAAAGTCTTAAAACTAATGTTTTATCGCAGTCTTGAAGAATGGACAGCCTCTGATTACCCATTTTCTGACCTTGAGTGCTTGTTTCCAAGTGGACTAGAAAATCTGAAGGAGATCCCTTCTTGTTTCGAAGGCATCTCTTCTTTAAATTCCATTGAGGTAAGGGAATGCAACAAATCTGTTGTAAAGTCAGCCAGGGTTATCCGAGAAATACAAGTTGATGATTATCAAAATGATGATTTCAAGCTCGTCATCAAGTAATCCAAATTCAGGTACACTATGAGTCTCATTTTTGTTCTGTTCAATGCAATTTTCTTTCTATAAAAAGTTGCCATTTAAGCTTTTAGCCTTTTACTAACTATTCCTTTTGTCTGACACCTTTCTAAagcctttttatttatttagcaTTTTGTTTAATTAAAGATAAAAGTTCTTTGGTTGGGCTGGTTATTGCAGGAAGCTGAGACCTAAGGTTTTATCTATTTTTTGATTGGGAAACAAATATATCTGTCGGGTGATAAACGGACCAAGTCAATTCTCATGAAAAGTAAAATATCTATGAAAATAATATATTGGTCTAAAGATGAAAAGTGTATTCCTCAAATTAGAAATTCTACACCAAAAAATGAAAGATTGTAACTTTGTTTGGTCATTTGTTTATGTATGTTTTATAGCTCTTAACTAATCACCTTTTGTTTCAACAGAGTATGAAGAATGAAGTCTGGAGAGGTTGGAGTAGGAGGCAATTTAGAAGATCATCATGTAATTTTTGTAAGTTGTTTCTTTAATAAATTCTGTAGAATTATCCTTCAGATGTATTCACTGTAACCTACATTTCATAGTTTAACTACGAAATAAATTATTGTGCGTCTTATGATTTTCACCAAGATGATGTGATGCCACTGCTATATCTTTGCTTCTACATTAAACAATACTTTCTTTGCTCTTCTATGTACCTGTTTCTTCCAAATGAAATGTTAGTTTATGTCCTCAACTTGGAAAATGATTCTTAAACATTAATCATATGTTCTGTTATTTTCCTGAAGCACATACAACAGTGAAGAAGCAAACCTGATTGTGGTGACATTTTTAGTATCAATTGAAGCTTTAAGAGAATTACAGCTTCTAATTAGGAGTATCTATAATAAGCGTATGCTCAGCCAACCTCCTTATTGATAAGTTTCTGATTAGGAATTGATTGTAATAAGATCATGCACCGGAAGTAGCTGattacttattcttgatcataTGCTTGGAATTCTTGAAGAAGGTAATGATACCTTTTGAGAAATGCCATGAGAATATAAAGTATATGTGTTCAGATGTGATCTTTACTTCAGTGGGAAAAGAAGAAATGGTTTTAGTCTTAGAGCTGGAAAAGAAACCACTAGTACATTATTACTGTTGTAGATTTTGAAAATGCAGACAGAAGTTAGCACCACAAAACTTGGTAATTGAACTCCAGTGCTTGCTTGATGGAAGAAAATGCGGTAGGCTAAAATGTGTACCTCCAGCATTGAGCGTTGCACCTCCAACACTGAGCATCCAGAAATGGACGCCTCAATGCCAGGTGTGTATTAACAGACAGAAACTGGGAGCTTCAGCACCTACTGTTTGAGCATCACAACACCAGTATTGGTTGTCTTACTGTCCAAAAAATAATTGCCTCAAGCGCTGGCTTGTTTGAATTTTGTTATTAGCAACAGATTTGGTGTCTAAATAGGGAGACTGTTAATTTGTGGAATACTCGACTAACCAGATCTAGCGACATGCAAATTTGTCGACTATCATTTTCCTAGGGCAGGAATTCTAtatgagagaaagagagaagaagaagaaatgaggaagaagaagaccATTGTATTTCGTTAGAATAGAAATCTCATTACAATTAGGTACTTAACAGTGCATTTATAACAAACACTGTACTGTTAAGTAACCGCCCTAACTGACTAACCCTTCTAGTTTCTTTAATTGCTAAATGACCCCCCTAACTACTCAAGTCATCATTTCTGCACTtcaatactccccctcaagctagAGATTGGAAGAAATCTAACACTCCCAGCTTGGACAGTAATAGATGATGTTGTGCAGCTCCCAAACCTTTGGTCATCAAATCTGCTAGCTGTTGCTTGGTGGAAACATACTCAGTCGTTATCAGTCCTATCTTGATCCTTTTCCTCACTAAATGACAATCAATTTCTATATGCTTGGTTCACTCATGAAATATGGGATTAGCTGCTATTTGCAAAGCAGCTTTGCTGTCACAGTGCAAGTGCACTGGTTTGATCACACTATTTTTGCATTCTTCTAGTAAGCCAACCATCCAAATTGTCTTTGCAACTGCTCCAACCATGCTCCTATATTCTGCTTCTACTGAGCTTCTGCTGATTGTTTGTTGCTTCTTAGACTTCCAGGACAACAGAGAGTCTCCTAGTTTGACAATGTATCCCGTAGTTGATCTCCTAGTATTTGGGCATGCTGCCCAGTCTGAGTCACAAAATACTGTTAGATTGTTTGCTTCTCTTTTCTTCAGCAGTAAACCCAAGCCAGGGGATTCCTTGATATACCTCACCACTCTTAAGACTGCATCTAAGTCTGATTGTTTAGGATTCTGCATAAATTGACTCAATACTTGCACAACAAAGCTTATATCTAGCCTTGTAATGGTCAAATAAAGCAGCTTTCCTATCAGTTTTTGGTATTTTCCTGCATCCTCCAATTACTTATCTTCTGTATTCCCAACATGGTTGTCATAGTCCACAGTAGTTAGCTTATGATTGAGCTCCATTGGAGTTGCCACTGGTCTGTATCCACTCAAACCTGCCTCTCAAAGGAGTTCCATTGCATATTTCCTCTGGTTTAATACAATTCCTCCCTGTGATCTTAGAACCTCTATTCCAAGAAAGTATCTCAATTCCCCTAAGTCCTTCATTTTGAAATTGTGATGAAGAATCTTCTTTACTTATGTAATCATATCGAGAGAATTCCCAGTGATCAACAAATCATCCACATACACAAAGATGATCACAATGTTCTTGCCACATTTCTTGGTAAAATGTGAATGGTCATATGATCTTTGAGAATAGCCAACTTGCAGTAAAGCATTTTAAAGCTTAATGTTCCATTGCCTTGAggcttgtttcaaaccatatatgGATTTCAATAATCTACATACCTTGTACTCCCCTTGTTTGTGAAATCCCTAGAGGTAGATCCATATAGACCGCTTCTGTGAAATCACCTTGTAAGAAGGCATTATTGACATCCATTTGAAACAATGGCCAATATTTAGAAGCAACAACACTGATAACTGTTCTCACTATAACCAGTTTGGCTACAGGTGAGAAAGTCTCATGGTAATCCAATCCAACTTGTTGTGTGTAGCCTTTAGCCACTAACCTTGCTTTGAACCTATCCACCTCTCCATTTgacttgtattttattttgtatatcCATTTTGAGCCTATAGCTTGCTTCCCAATAGGAAGGTCTACAATCTCCTAAGTCTGATTATCTTCTAGTGCCTGTATCTCCTGTTTCATTGCTTCTATCCATTGTGGATCCTATGATGCCTCTTTGAAGGATTTTGGTTCCACAAGAACTGAGAAAACTTGTAAATAAGCTTGATATGTTGTGGCAAGATGATCATACTTAACATGAATGGAAATTGGAAACTTACAGTTCCCAGACAACTTTGTAGTAGTCACATAATCCTTCATCCATATGGGAGTAGTTGTATTTCTAGGTTCTCTTTGAACATGTTGTGTATGTAAGTTTGTTGTTGCTGGTGCATGCTCTTGCTCAACAACAAATTTTACAGGAAGAACTTCTTCTGATCCCTCTCTTAATGCTGGATTTGGAGTATCCATCTACTCTAGTGGTGCAAGGATTGGAGCTATTTCTTCTTGTTCCAAGTCTGCAGAGGCATCATCACTTTCATGAGAGCTGTTACGCGgtgccttcctgaagttccttcgAAGGGCggcgtaaggctaagcaaccgatgtcagtgcagttgctgTCCGTCAAATGAGGTTCCCTCCGtatgctagactagattgtcagtgccgtacgggaaaaccagtgtcgtgagcaattgagcagcgaaaatgagcaattgatgataaaagctgatgattgtattgatgatgatgaaagctattacaaaatgctatgcggtgtcggggggagagacaccagtacagagaaatgattgcttgcttgaatgtttgaatgctttggtcccccttaataatgcttaaaaaaaataaaccaaagttacatgagttgacctatgaaagctgtagaagcacactggaaatgaatgaagtaaaactactctataattacaatgaaaaggacttagtcttctacaaggtagaagcaagtccgatggcaataactttgtcttgagcatcagggtctgcgcgcgcattgcagttggcgcgcgcgacactatttggatctgccTGCGGCTGGGCGCTGGCGCATGGCATTGGATCTGCGCACGGGGCACTGTCAATGCGTACGACGTTGTTGGCAACATGATGGCTTGTGTGCGCAGCATTGTAGGTGCACGCGACACTCTTGGCTGCACTGATTATCgatggggcgacagaggcgcatgcgcgcttgtcacttggcatTGCCGAGACCACGGGGTCGACCGTAGCGTTAGGCATTGGGAGACTTGCCAGGACGCCACAGAGAGcttccaaggggtcatgggtcgatcATGGGTCCACatggcgctaggcgttgggaggcttggAAACATACATCACAAGATCCTATTTCTATAATACTGATTTTATTCTTCAAAGCTGATAAGTGCTGTAATGATTTTATTGAGGCATGTCCCAATCTGTAGTGACTGTTTCTG from Nicotiana tabacum cultivar K326 chromosome 24, ASM71507v2, whole genome shotgun sequence includes:
- the LOC107774925 gene encoding putative late blight resistance protein homolog R1B-8, with protein sequence MEHHIVIELFPSDLVYLRYLSVEIDQTSIPSSVANISNLKTLILKSWGRILLPVTLTRMVKSRHLHIVQYFTINNVEKIFDDSLKFYDLGTLSQPYFSCVEDVELILRITPNIRELECKFKGVCSSPFPVLKFSSQFETLYIIGEVVEFQHRYPVCISASYLKILKLSVFRLGHEHLLNIAQLQNLRVLEQLAIEFDDEKWEVSDDEFLELKVLKLMFYRSLEEWTASDYPFSDLECLFPSGLENLKEIPSCFEGISSLNSIEVRECNKSVVKSARVIREIQVDDYQNDDFKLVIK